Proteins from a single region of Bdellovibrio bacteriovorus HD100:
- a CDS encoding DUF3465 domain-containing protein: MKFITKVSIYLFAFVVVFAHVETVEAKRRNNHEESWEKNRQSEDSSYESGAFLDESASDSDLVRAVNERRREDFVEGGRLTVVKILPDDNSGLEHQKWVVRLSNGELMQAVYNLDMCPRVPLNVGDVIAMGGQFIWTNKGGLLHWLHHDPRGRRPDGYVYVNGQYYCKE; the protein is encoded by the coding sequence ATGAAGTTCATCACTAAAGTCAGTATTTATCTTTTCGCCTTCGTCGTTGTTTTCGCTCACGTTGAAACAGTTGAAGCCAAACGCCGCAACAATCATGAGGAATCCTGGGAAAAAAATCGCCAGAGTGAAGACTCTAGTTACGAGTCGGGCGCATTTTTGGATGAATCTGCCAGTGATTCCGATCTGGTACGGGCGGTGAATGAGCGCCGTCGTGAGGACTTTGTGGAGGGGGGCCGTCTGACAGTTGTAAAAATCCTGCCGGACGACAACAGTGGACTGGAGCATCAAAAGTGGGTGGTTCGTCTTTCCAATGGCGAGCTTATGCAGGCTGTGTATAATCTGGATATGTGCCCACGTGTTCCTTTGAATGTTGGCGACGTAATCGCCATGGGTGGGCAGTTTATTTGGACCAACAAAGGTGGACTGCTGCACTGGCTTCACCACGATCCCCGCGGCAGACGCCCGGATGGATATGTGTACGTGAACGGGCAGTACTACTGTAAGGAGTAG